The genomic segment GACGGCACGTAACGTCCCCCCAATCACCCCCGTCTTGCCAATTGTCCAATAGGTTTAACACCGCGCTCATGACGGTCGGATTGTAGGGAGAATACATATGGCCGCCCAGATTATGTGGACATACATCTTGCACCACGAGGTTCTGCGCCATGGGCCCATGAATTGATTGCACATCCACATCCCAGATCATCTCGTCCACCCGCGTGGCGATGGTGGTGTAGCGCGGACCTGGCACCGTCTCTGCCGGGGTATTCTGCGCTTCAATGGCCCGCGATCCCCGCAACAGCTGCTGCAGGCTCGGCTGCAGCAGGCGATCAATGCCCGCACTCAGCCCCTCGGCCACTGTTGCGCGCATCTCCACGGAACCAGACTGCGATGTAGCCTGTTCGGCCGCGCGGTCCTTCAGATGATCCACCACGGAGCCAAGATGCGCCGGCCCGCCGCCGCGGGTGGGCGAGGCGATACCGATCCAGCTGCGGGTGAGTTTTCCGCGATCGATCGCATTGACCCACATGCGCCCCACCGAGGCGCCCTGGGAAAAACCAATCACGTGCACCCCCGTGGCCCCAGAGGTAGCCACCGCCGCACGTACCAGCTCGTCCACCTGTGCTGCGGAATCCTCGAGCGGGAGGTAGCCAAAGCCTTTCTCCGGATCCGCGCCCTGGCCGTAGTCCAAGCCAAACACACACCATCCAGCATCAACGAGCCGAGGCGCAAGCTCCGCGTAATCGCCATAGAAGGTGGAATCGGTGCCGTGCAGCATAATCACCGCCTCGCTGCGCTCAGGGCTCACCCGGCAGGTGGGATCATTGGTCCCCGCCGGCTTCAGTGGCGCATCTTGGGCGTGGGCCATTACCCTTTTCGCTTCCGAGGCTCGGGCCACTCGCGGGCCATCTACGCCCGTCGCCTCGATCTCCGGTGCAACTGAAGGCTCCGGCGCCTCCGAGAAGGCCTGCGCCGCAAGCGATGGCGACGCGGCGGGAATCTGCGCGCGTGCCATTGGCGGTGCTCCCAGCGCCGCACCATAAAAGACAAGCGCCGCCGCCGCTGCACCAGCGCCGAGCGTGCGCCACAAAAGATGTCTGCCCCTTCGGCCCTGACACGCATCACTTTCGTGCAGTCGTCGCCTCATGGCGGGGTGGTAGCGTCTACTGCCCTGCTGTGTTCTCACACGCACTCCTTGCTTGAAATAAAACCTCACTCGGTGCCGCCACCCGCACGACTGGCATGATCGGCGGCCCTGCTGAGCTCAGTTTATCGGCGCCGCAGCTGGCCCAGCACTCGATTGTGCGAGAAAAAAGCCTGCGGCTGCGAGTTATAGACTGAGTAGCTATGACTGTTCGCCCGATGACGTTCGTTCTCGCCCCCGATTCCTTTAAAGGCACCGCCACCGCACACCAGGCATGCGAGTTCCTCAGTGCCGGCATCTGCGAGGTGCTGCCCGATGCCACCATCATTGATGCCCCCATGGCCGACGGCGGCGAAGGCACCTCCAGCCTCTTTGCCGGCAGCAGCGTCACCCTGCCCACCACTTCCGCCGATGGCATGCTTATCGACGCCACCTACACCTTCATTCCCGCCCACGATAAGGAGCCGGCCACCGCGGTGATCGACGTGGCCGCGGCCTCGGGACTGCCGGGAGTGGGCGATAAGCACAGCCCCTTGACCTCGGACACATTCGGCACCGGTGTGCTCATCGCCGATGCGGTGGAACGCGGGGCACAGCGGATCGTGCTGGGCCTGGGTGGTAGCGCCACCGTTGATGGCGGCACGGGCATCCTCGTTGCGCTCGGAGCCACGCCCATGGATCACCGCGGCTATATGCTGCGTCAAGGCGGCGGGGAGCTGCGCAATCTCGATTTCATTGATACCGCCCAGCTCAATGTGAAGGCCGCCGCAGTGGAGTGGGTGCTGCTGGCTGATGTCACCAACCCCGCCACCGGTCCGAAGGGTGCCGCAGCTGTGTTCGGACCGCAAAAAGGAGCCAGCGCCGAGGACGTAGACATCCTCGATGCCGGTATTTCTCGGCTCTGTACTGTCTGCGACATCAACCCCACCACCGCCGGATTCGGGGCGGCTGGGGCAATTCCCGTGGGACTGAGCTGGCTATCACGTCTCATCCATGGCACAGATAGCCAGATCCAGCTTCAGCCCGGCGCGCCGTTTCTTGCCGCGCAGCATCGTTTGGCTGAGTCCATTGCGGCTGCCGATGTGGTGGTCACTGGCGAGGGGCGGGTGGATGAGACCTCCTTCGGCGGCAAAGTGGTCGGGTGTGTCACCGAGCTGGCCGCAACGGCCGATACCACCGCGGTGGTGGTATGCGGCAGCTATGAGGCCACTCAGCACCCCACGGAAGTCTATGAGCTCGCACCAGATATGGAGGTCGCTGAGCAGATGCGTGCGGCTGGGCGTGAGCTAGCGCGCACATATATGCAGGGCTAGCTGGGCGGGGCGGGAGTTAGTTCTGTCCAGCTTGGTCGAGTAACTCCTGAAAGTTCTTTTCCCACTCTTCAAGGAATTGCTCGTCGATGTCCCCTATCCCTTCAAGCCCCTCAAGAGCAGCGCTGTCATCCAGCATGGCACTGGAGCGATCCCGCTCCTCCGTGTAGGCGTCACTAGCCTCCTGCAGGTCAACATAGGGATCACACAGCTGCCACGAGCCGTCGATCTTCTCGAAAACGGTTGGGAACTCGTCATCCTCAAAGCGGATACGGTCATGATCGCCGTTGATGAAGTGAAGTTTGTCTACGGAAACTTCCTCATAATCGCGAACCTCCCACAGCCCTGAGGCGTACCTGTCGATCTCGGCCAACACCTCGGGATCGCCCTTGCGTTCTGCACAGACGAGCTCGTTGACGTCACTAAACGAGGCTGCCCCCGCCACGGCAGTGGCGGCTTCTTCTATCCCCTCCACCTCTGCAGCGAGTTCCTTCTTATCGTTATTTCCCGTCATCCAGGACGCAGCGCCCACGATGAGCGCTACCACGAGGCCAATTCCGAGCCCGAGAAGAAAAGGTTTCGCGGCCATCCCGTTGCCGGAACCACCGGCCAGTGCAGCACCACTGGGGCCACCGGGGCCACCGGGGCCACCCTGCCCTGGGGCGGGAGTGGCGGGCGAAGCCCACTGCTGCCCTTGCGGTGGAACTGGCTGCCCAGGGTTTCCTGCCGGCTGATACCCGTCGTTACCTTGGGGTCCTTGGCTACCTGGATGGCCAGGTTGGCCCTGCGGTACTTGTTGGCCCTGCGGTACTTGTTGGCCCTGCGGTGCTTGCTGGCTATACGGGCCTGGCTGGCCC from the Corynebacterium ciconiae DSM 44920 genome contains:
- a CDS encoding glycerate kinase, with protein sequence MTVRPMTFVLAPDSFKGTATAHQACEFLSAGICEVLPDATIIDAPMADGGEGTSSLFAGSSVTLPTTSADGMLIDATYTFIPAHDKEPATAVIDVAAASGLPGVGDKHSPLTSDTFGTGVLIADAVERGAQRIVLGLGGSATVDGGTGILVALGATPMDHRGYMLRQGGGELRNLDFIDTAQLNVKAAAVEWVLLADVTNPATGPKGAAAVFGPQKGASAEDVDILDAGISRLCTVCDINPTTAGFGAAGAIPVGLSWLSRLIHGTDSQIQLQPGAPFLAAQHRLAESIAAADVVVTGEGRVDETSFGGKVVGCVTELAATADTTAVVVCGSYEATQHPTEVYELAPDMEVAEQMRAAGRELARTYMQG
- a CDS encoding esterase/lipase family protein, with amino-acid sequence MARAQIPAASPSLAAQAFSEAPEPSVAPEIEATGVDGPRVARASEAKRVMAHAQDAPLKPAGTNDPTCRVSPERSEAVIMLHGTDSTFYGDYAELAPRLVDAGWCVFGLDYGQGADPEKGFGYLPLEDSAAQVDELVRAAVATSGATGVHVIGFSQGASVGRMWVNAIDRGKLTRSWIGIASPTRGGGPAHLGSVVDHLKDRAAEQATSQSGSVEMRATVAEGLSAGIDRLLQPSLQQLLRGSRAIEAQNTPAETVPGPRYTTIATRVDEMIWDVDVQSIHGPMAQNLVVQDVCPHNLGGHMYSPYNPTVMSAVLNLLDNWQDGGDWGDVTCRPVPLGFDMPELIVVDNLRKMRGDAPHDRPVTYVTRS